A window of Juglans regia cultivar Chandler chromosome 7, Walnut 2.0, whole genome shotgun sequence contains these coding sequences:
- the LOC108998309 gene encoding uncharacterized protein LOC108998309 — translation MAAVNASMIASSGQPFLGVQSVSNSNTSPSVPNMLASSFVGCRLPRCSPNKKRIVKIIGKVRAVATVATSPIEEIKEFTLPTWALFELGKSPVYWKTMNGLPPTSGEKLKLFYNPAANYLVPNEEFGMAFNGGFNQAIMCGKPRAMLRKNRGKADPPLYTIQICIPKHALSLIFSFTNGVDWDGPYKLQFQAPKSLRNKPIDFFNEALAAELSKEGACDRAIFPDTELAVTRCAMIGNLMVEGGDRCDLNLIPGCTDPSSPFYDPLANVDDGSCPLD, via the exons ATGGCGGCGGTAAATGCTTCGATGATTGCATCTTCCGGACAACCTTTTCTAGGCGTGCAGTCCGTTTCTAATAGTAATACAAGTCCATCTGTTCCAAACATGCTTG CTAGCAGTTTTGTTGGTTGTCGGTTGCCAAGGTGTTCCCCTAATAAGAAGAGAATTGTCAAGATTATTGGGAAAGTGAGAGCTGTGGCAACTGTTGCGACAAGTCCTATTGAGGAAATCAAGGA GTTTACCCTTCCTACATGGGCACTGTTTGAACTGGGCAAGTCACCCGTATATTGGAAAACGATGAATGGTCTTCCTCCTACCTCT GGGGAAAAGCTAAAGCTCTTCTATAATCCAGCTGCAAATTACCTTGTTCCAAATGAAGAATTTGGAATGGCTTTTAATG GAGGTTTCAATCAGGCCATAATGTGTGGTAAGCCCAGGGCAATGCTTAGGAAAAACAGGGGCAAAGCTGATCCCCCACTATATACCATCCAGATATGCATTCCTAAGCATG CTCTGTCCTTGATCTTCTCATTCACAAATGGAGTAGACTGGGACGGTCCTTACAAACTACAATTTCAAGCTCCAAAGTCTTTGCGAAACAAACCAATTGACTTTTTCAACGAG GCTCTAGCGGCAGAGTTAAGTAAAGAAGGTGCATGTGATAGAGCAATCTTTCCAGATACAGAACTTGCAGTCACAAGATGTGCTATGATCGGAAATTTGATGGTTGAAGGG GGGGATCGTTGCGATCTCAATCTCATACCAGGATGCACAGACCCTAGCTCCCCCTTTTATGACCCACTTGCCAATGTAGATGATGGCTCCTGTCCACTTGATTAA
- the LOC108998331 gene encoding phosphatidylcholine:diacylglycerol cholinephosphotransferase 1-like — protein MTRTAVVPLNAPSCTLNNRRRTNGKLDDHTQSQRDMEKKEKRASFMAWTADDVLRVAKFHWVPCLFGLGLLFFMGVEYTLRMVPPSSAPFDIGFVVTSPLHRLLAARPDLNTLLAALNTVFVGMQTTYILWTWLIEGRPRATISALFMFTCRGILGYSTQLPLPQGFLGSGVDFPVGNVSFFLFFSGHVAGSVIASLDMRRVQRWELAWTFDVLNVLQAVRLLGTRGHYTIDLAVGVGAGILFDSLAGKYEESKRKSAIPAILL, from the exons ATGACGCGCACAGCGGTAGTGCCTCTAAATGCCCCATCATGCACGCTCAACAACAGGCGCAGAACTAACGGCAAGCTCGACGATCATACTCAGAGCCAGAGAGAtatggagaagaaggaaaaaagagcGTCGTTCATGGCGTGGACGGCGGATGATGTCTTGCGCGTGGCGAAGTTCCATTGGGTGCCTTGTTTGTTCGGGTTGGGGCTGCTGTTCTTCATGGGCGTGGAGTACACCTTGCGGATGGTCCCGCCGTCCTCGGCTCCCTTTGATATTGGGTTCGTGGTCACGAGCCCACTCCATCGCCTGCTCGCCGCGCGGCCTGACCTCAACACCTTGCTCGCCGCTCTTAACACG GTGTTCGTGGGGATGCAAACAACGTATATACTATGGACGTGGCTGATAGAGGGCCGCCCAAGGGCGACAATCTCGGCGCTCTTCATGTTCACTTGCCGGGGAATTCTAGGTTACTCCACGCAGCTTCCATTGCCTCAG GGTTTTCTGGGGTCGGGGGTGGACTTTCCGGTGGGGAACGTGTCGTTCTTCCTATTCTTCTCGGGGCATGTGGCGGGTTCAGTGATTGCGTCGCTAGACATGCGGCGAGTGCAGAGGTGGGAGTTGGCATGGACATTTGACGTGCTTAATGTTCTTCAAGCCGTGAGGTTGCTGGGCACTCGGGGTCACTATACCATTGATTTGGCCGTCGGGGTCGGCGCCGGAATTCTCTTTGATTCTCTTGCTGGAAAGTACGAAGAGAGCAAAAGAAAATCAGCAATTCCTGCCATACTCCTATGA